One Streptomyces hundungensis DNA segment encodes these proteins:
- a CDS encoding MBL fold metallo-hydrolase: MDPVLSYGGYPGGAENRFTFADLPERIDHLLITHNHQDHMLFETLLRIRHRVGRVLVPKSTNATLVDPGLGGILRRLGFTDVVEVDDLETLSCGSAEVVALPFLGEHGDLRIRAKTGWLLRFGERSLLFAADSTNISPTMYTKVADLIGPVDTVFIGMESIGAAASWIYGPLYGEPLDRRTDQSRRLNGSNFPQARDIVDALEPSAVYVYAMGLEPWMGVVMAIDYDESHPAIVDSDLLVRHVRDKGGTAERLHLRRTLRL; encoded by the coding sequence GTGGACCCGGTCCTGAGCTACGGCGGCTACCCCGGCGGCGCGGAGAACCGGTTCACCTTCGCCGATCTTCCGGAGCGGATCGACCATCTGCTGATCACCCACAACCACCAGGACCACATGCTCTTCGAGACCCTGCTGAGGATCCGGCATCGGGTCGGCAGGGTCCTGGTTCCCAAGTCGACCAACGCCACCCTGGTGGACCCGGGGCTCGGCGGCATCCTGCGCCGGCTCGGCTTCACCGACGTCGTCGAGGTCGACGATCTGGAGACGCTGTCCTGCGGCTCCGCCGAAGTCGTCGCCCTGCCTTTCCTGGGGGAACACGGCGATCTGCGGATCCGCGCCAAGACGGGCTGGCTGCTCCGGTTCGGCGAGCGCTCCCTGCTGTTCGCCGCCGACTCCACGAACATCTCGCCGACGATGTACACGAAGGTGGCCGACCTGATCGGTCCGGTCGACACCGTGTTCATCGGCATGGAGAGCATCGGAGCCGCCGCGAGCTGGATCTACGGTCCGCTCTACGGCGAACCGCTGGACCGCAGGACCGACCAGAGCCGGCGCCTGAACGGTTCCAACTTTCCTCAGGCGAGGGACATCGTCGACGCCCTCGAACCATCGGCGGTGTACGTGTACGCGATGGGCCTCGAACCCTGGATGGGCGTCGTGATGGCCATCGACTACGACGAGAGCCACCCGGCGATCGTCGACAGCGACCTCCTGGTGCGGCACGTACGGGACAAGGGCGGGACCGCCGAGCGGCTGCACCTTCGACGCACCCTGCGCCTCTGA
- a CDS encoding AMP-binding protein, with amino-acid sequence MELSDLLTDLFGRHRERIALRTTGRNWTYEELDRMTSALAHRIDRECPPGRRVLVAGEHTAEAVIWTLAVMRSHAVHTPLNPGLPADRFEEFVRVADAALLVCFSREALVRAEKAGIRALHAGDVGWPAGPPPTDGVDGQQTRSRVAYSIFTSGSTGRPKLVDVGHGGLLNLCRSLRRLLDITPQDQVLHFASLSFDASISEILATLYAGASLVVPVWDQPSWLGSVSRHLAAHGCDLAMLSPSVYARLDEAARRRIRKVEFCGEALGEGEYRKAALYSRVFNAYGPTEATVCFSLAELTDFTSTIGTPIDGFRAVVRDPETGDHATAGTGELVIVGDGVALGYAGGSAAENAAFTTVDGSPAYATGDVVTLFEEGRLTYVGRIDEQIKRLGHRVNLAHVESTLAHHLGRDVALVRQDTTILLLTAAGGDATEESLMATIRDLVPVWEVPDRVVLVDALPLTSGGKVDRGALRERLAPLADGVPAGDAAELRRVLDVVTAVLGREIDPDTSIFDAGGSSLAMIQIQVKLSETYGEEAVEAAFAAMDYDFAPATFLRRLRGEASPSSESGVEALLRRVEAERDALRGELPLLRRDTRHEPPPWPGEGDRTVLLTGASGFIGGHVLDRLLAAGRPVLVVSTGDPDHVLSAHRARFGREDADYARVRATSYEKLDRWVERRRGPVVDAVVHCGYQVNHLLPLDSHLSGSVRNTALVVRAAAALGARSFAFLSAASVGADFVPLTAGALNAVGDPYSRSKLISEEYVNTLAVVGCAVSHYRPGLVYGHRPEDHDYLQDDWFTGLLDTARRVGTMPRLSGYVPVCDVDTLTETLLAGLGAGSGTGESASGAAGSRSEVVVHRTYALEELLHHTGLTPSDVLAPAEWFERVRGGDEVPAPLLAAMQAALSGPGWPTAHREVDHDILGRLLGAPRDARAGDGTGAAPLAEPQNGAARASSPR; translated from the coding sequence GTGGAACTCTCGGACCTGTTGACTGACCTCTTCGGCCGCCATCGCGAGCGGATCGCGCTGCGGACCACCGGGCGGAACTGGACGTACGAGGAACTCGACCGGATGACGAGCGCGCTCGCCCACCGGATCGACCGCGAGTGCCCCCCGGGCCGGCGCGTCCTCGTGGCCGGGGAGCACACGGCGGAAGCCGTCATCTGGACCCTGGCGGTGATGCGCAGCCACGCGGTGCACACCCCACTGAACCCCGGTCTGCCCGCCGACCGCTTCGAGGAGTTCGTCCGGGTCGCGGACGCGGCGCTCCTGGTCTGCTTCAGCCGCGAGGCGCTGGTGCGTGCCGAGAAGGCCGGCATTCGCGCCCTGCACGCCGGTGACGTGGGCTGGCCCGCCGGGCCGCCGCCCACCGACGGGGTGGACGGGCAGCAGACCCGCTCGCGTGTCGCGTACTCCATCTTCACCTCGGGCTCGACAGGCCGTCCCAAGCTCGTCGACGTCGGGCACGGCGGGTTGCTCAACCTGTGCCGCTCGCTGCGCCGGCTGCTCGACATCACGCCGCAGGACCAGGTCCTGCACTTCGCGTCGCTCTCGTTCGACGCCTCCATCAGCGAGATCCTCGCCACCCTGTACGCCGGGGCGAGCCTCGTCGTCCCGGTGTGGGACCAGCCTTCGTGGCTGGGGTCCGTCTCGCGGCACCTCGCCGCCCACGGCTGTGACCTGGCCATGCTGTCGCCGTCCGTCTACGCGCGGCTCGACGAGGCGGCCCGCCGCCGCATCCGGAAGGTGGAGTTCTGCGGGGAGGCGCTGGGCGAGGGCGAGTACCGCAAGGCGGCTCTGTACAGCCGGGTGTTCAACGCCTACGGCCCGACGGAAGCCACCGTCTGTTTCTCCCTCGCCGAGCTGACGGACTTCACCTCCACCATCGGCACGCCCATCGACGGCTTCCGGGCCGTCGTCCGCGACCCCGAAACCGGTGACCACGCCACGGCGGGCACCGGCGAACTCGTCATCGTGGGCGACGGCGTGGCACTGGGCTACGCCGGCGGCAGCGCGGCCGAGAACGCGGCGTTCACCACGGTCGACGGCTCTCCGGCGTACGCCACCGGTGATGTGGTGACCCTCTTCGAAGAGGGCCGGCTCACCTACGTCGGCCGGATCGACGAGCAGATCAAGCGCCTCGGGCACCGGGTGAACCTCGCTCACGTCGAGTCCACGCTCGCCCACCATCTGGGCCGCGACGTGGCGCTCGTGCGGCAGGACACCACGATCCTGCTGCTCACGGCCGCGGGCGGCGACGCCACGGAGGAGTCGCTGATGGCCACGATCAGGGACCTGGTGCCCGTCTGGGAGGTGCCCGACCGGGTCGTGCTGGTGGACGCGCTCCCGCTGACCTCCGGCGGGAAGGTGGACCGGGGCGCGCTGAGGGAACGGCTCGCACCGCTCGCCGACGGCGTACCGGCCGGGGACGCGGCCGAACTGCGGCGGGTGCTCGACGTGGTCACCGCCGTTCTGGGCCGGGAGATCGACCCCGATACGTCGATATTCGATGCGGGCGGCAGCTCCCTCGCCATGATTCAGATCCAGGTCAAGCTCTCCGAGACGTACGGCGAAGAGGCCGTCGAGGCCGCGTTCGCCGCGATGGACTACGACTTCGCCCCGGCCACCTTCCTGCGCCGGCTGCGTGGTGAGGCCTCCCCCTCGTCCGAGTCGGGCGTCGAGGCGCTGCTGCGCCGGGTGGAGGCCGAACGGGACGCCCTGCGCGGCGAGTTGCCGCTGCTGCGCCGTGACACCCGGCACGAGCCGCCGCCCTGGCCCGGCGAGGGCGACCGGACGGTGCTCCTCACCGGGGCGTCCGGCTTCATCGGAGGACACGTCCTGGACCGGCTGCTCGCCGCCGGTCGCCCCGTCCTCGTCGTCAGCACCGGCGATCCCGACCACGTCCTGTCCGCGCACCGCGCACGCTTCGGCCGGGAGGACGCCGACTACGCCCGGGTGCGGGCCACCTCCTACGAGAAACTGGACCGGTGGGTCGAGCGGCGACGAGGACCGGTCGTCGACGCCGTGGTGCACTGCGGCTACCAGGTCAACCATCTGCTGCCGCTCGACAGCCATCTCTCCGGCAGCGTACGCAACACGGCCCTGGTCGTCCGCGCGGCCGCGGCCCTCGGAGCCCGCTCCTTCGCCTTCCTCTCCGCGGCCTCGGTCGGAGCCGACTTCGTGCCTCTGACGGCGGGAGCCCTCAACGCCGTGGGCGACCCCTACTCGCGGTCGAAGCTGATCAGCGAGGAGTACGTCAACACCCTCGCCGTCGTGGGGTGCGCCGTCTCCCACTACCGCCCCGGTCTGGTCTACGGGCACCGGCCCGAGGATCACGACTACCTCCAGGACGACTGGTTCACGGGCTTGCTCGACACCGCGCGCCGGGTGGGCACGATGCCCCGACTCAGCGGCTATGTGCCGGTCTGCGACGTCGACACCTTGACCGAGACGCTGCTCGCGGGCCTCGGCGCCGGATCGGGCACCGGCGAGAGCGCGTCCGGGGCCGCCGGCTCCCGGTCCGAGGTGGTGGTCCACCGCACGTACGCCCTCGAGGAGTTGCTGCACCACACCGGCCTCACACCGTCGGACGTCCTGGCCCCCGCGGAGTGGTTCGAGCGCGTGCGGGGCGGCGACGAAGTGCCGGCGCCGCTCCTCGCGGCGATGCAGGCGGCGCTGAGTGGGCCGGGCTGGCCCACCGCCCACCGCGAAGTGGACCACGACATCCTCGGCCGTCTCCTCGGCGCGCCCCGCGACGCCCGAGCCGGGGACGGGACCGGTGCCGCGCCCCTAGCCGAGCCCCAGAACGGCGCCGCCCGCGCGTCGTCGCCGCGCTGA